From a single Metopolophium dirhodum isolate CAU chromosome 6, ASM1992520v1, whole genome shotgun sequence genomic region:
- the LOC132947167 gene encoding prefoldin subunit 2 has protein sequence MEKLVKVKKPTEEELIHNTFNALRTEQRQLATKLSEIELDLNEHSIVIDTLNKLDDERKCFRLIGGVLVERKICDVLPTLIKNRGEMGKIVKTLNEQLTKKGIEINEFKNKHNIQVKGGVTPMTEEAESQSVDKKADHGGSVIVNNV, from the exons atggaaaaattagTCAAAGTTAAGAAACCTACTGAAGAAGAATTGATTCACAACACTTTTAATGCTTTACGAACGGAACAAAGACAACTTGCAACAAAATTATCAGAAATCGAGCTCGATCTCAATGAACATAg CATTGTTATTGACACTCTAAACAAGTTGGACGATGAAAGAAAATGTTTCAGGCTGATAGGCGGAGTGTTAGTTGAAAGGAAGATTTGTGATGTACTACCTACACTAATTAAAAATAGAGGAGAA atggGTAAAATTGTGAAAACATTGAATGAACAATTAACTAAAAAAGGAATTGAAATCAATGAATTCAAGAATAAGCATAACATACAAGTTAAAGGTGGAGTTACCCCGATGACAGAAGAGGCTGAAAGTCAAAGCGTCGATAAAAAAGCTGACCATGGTGGTTCAGTAATTGTTAATAATGTTTGA
- the LOC132947168 gene encoding uncharacterized protein LOC132947168, with amino-acid sequence MSDSQYTQIFNRNSVDDVDDSDLINSYDKQYEKVKKKAKAKLPPIDSMSELCLNDGESSESIVKDKPKKKVNANKNHQTESTNRYEDTDVLFPPPPPPPDSIKNLPKTEREALTSMLMSYYMSGFHTGYYLGMKQKNSEN; translated from the exons aTGTCTGATAGCCAATATACTCAAATCTTTAACAGAAATTCA gTGGACGACGTTGATGATTCAGATCTCATCAATAGTTATGACAAACAGTATGAAAAAGTGAAAAAGAAGGCAAAGGCGAAACTACCCCCTATTGATTCAATGTCTGAGCTGTGTTTAAACGATGGA GAAAGCAGTGAATCTATTGTGAAAGACAAACCAAAGAAAAAA GTTAATGCTAATAAGAATCATCAAACTGAATCAACAAATAGATatgag GATACAGACGTTCTTTTTCCACCACCCCCACCACCGCCAgacagtataaaaaatttacctaAGACTGAGAGGGAAGCTCTCACATCAATGCTGatgtcatattatatgagtGGATTTCATACTG GATATTATCTgggaatgaaacaaaaaaattctgaaaactGA